Proteins encoded together in one Halorubellus sp. JP-L1 window:
- a CDS encoding 2,3,4,5-tetrahydropyridine-2,6-dicarboxylate N-succinyltransferase, whose product MSLDADVADLWAAHEAGELDADAEHVHDVLHEFLGALESGEVRAAEPTGSGDGADGGRADAWEANEWVKQGILLVFATHGIDQYEYGGVTYNDVLPLQDTSDYGQRGSRNTPDGTVVRAGAHVGADCILMSPSFVNIGAHVGDGTLVDSCDTVGSCAQIGADVKLGANALIGGVLEPVEGTPVVVEDGVSLGAGCRVTSGFVVGENSVVGENTLLTPRIPVYDLVDDEVYYGELPANRRAFQRYVESSVSDEDLIPGSAYKPAVVATSLEAETLEATEREEVLRE is encoded by the coding sequence ATGAGTCTGGACGCAGACGTCGCCGACCTCTGGGCGGCACACGAGGCCGGCGAACTGGACGCGGACGCCGAGCACGTCCACGACGTCCTCCACGAGTTCCTCGGCGCGCTCGAGTCGGGCGAGGTCCGCGCCGCGGAACCGACCGGGAGCGGCGACGGCGCGGACGGTGGCCGTGCTGACGCGTGGGAAGCCAACGAGTGGGTGAAGCAAGGCATCCTCCTCGTGTTCGCGACCCACGGCATCGACCAGTACGAGTACGGGGGCGTCACCTACAACGACGTCCTCCCCCTCCAGGATACGAGCGACTACGGCCAGCGTGGGTCGCGGAACACGCCCGACGGCACCGTCGTCCGGGCCGGCGCGCACGTCGGCGCGGACTGCATCCTGATGTCGCCGTCGTTCGTGAACATCGGCGCGCACGTCGGCGACGGCACGCTCGTCGACTCCTGCGACACCGTCGGCAGTTGCGCGCAGATCGGGGCGGACGTGAAGCTCGGCGCGAACGCGCTGATCGGTGGCGTGCTCGAACCCGTCGAGGGAACGCCGGTCGTCGTGGAGGACGGCGTCTCCCTCGGCGCGGGCTGTCGCGTGACGTCCGGGTTCGTCGTCGGCGAGAATTCGGTCGTCGGCGAGAACACCCTTCTCACGCCGCGCATCCCCGTCTACGACCTCGTCGACGACGAGGTTTACTACGGCGAGTTACCCGCGAACCGGCGCGCGTTCCAGCGGTACGTCGAATCGAGCGTGAGCGACGAGGACCTGATACCTGGCAGCGCCTACAAGCCCGCGGTCGTCGCGACGTCGCTGGAAGCGGAGACGCTGGAGGCGACCGAGCGCGAGGAGGTGCTCCGGGAATGA
- the lysA gene encoding diaminopimelate decarboxylase: protein MTDQSAGRSALDGGPAVRRLADWDAEALLALREQYGSPLYVLDLDRVRENYRRLDAAFPDADVHYAAKANALGRLLDVLHDAGAGVECASAGEVVRALDAGVPGDRVHYTAVNPPAPDLDTVVELWTDGVAADLTVTAGAEDTVARLANRGYDGRFCVRVNPGVGAGHHEKVRTGADAKFGVPIERALDVARTARAAGMDVVGVHAHAGSGIQDAEDLDAHREMVARVGDVARDLDAEFDLEFVDVGGGFGVPYRETDGALDLDAVSDATRDALGDVDAELVVEPGRYLVADAGVLLADVNTVKQTAETTVVGVDAGMTTLARPAIYGAYHALRNVSADGEDSGTDEPSSAAEADTATRVGDGRGEVRATVTGPICESADVFAEDRPLPEPRRGDVLALGNAGAYGYEMASNYNSRPRPASVVLADDDATLARRREPLSDLTTLEL, encoded by the coding sequence ATGACCGACCAGTCCGCGGGGCGTTCGGCACTCGACGGCGGCCCGGCGGTCCGCCGGCTCGCGGACTGGGACGCCGAGGCCCTGCTCGCGCTCCGCGAGCAGTACGGCAGTCCGCTGTACGTCCTCGACCTCGACCGCGTCCGCGAGAACTACCGGCGGCTCGACGCGGCGTTCCCGGACGCGGACGTCCACTACGCGGCGAAGGCGAACGCGCTCGGTCGTCTCCTCGACGTCCTGCACGACGCCGGCGCGGGCGTGGAGTGCGCGAGCGCCGGCGAGGTCGTGCGCGCGCTCGACGCCGGGGTCCCCGGCGACCGCGTGCACTACACTGCCGTGAACCCGCCAGCGCCCGACCTCGACACCGTCGTCGAGCTCTGGACGGACGGTGTCGCCGCGGACCTCACCGTCACCGCGGGCGCCGAGGACACCGTCGCGCGCCTCGCGAACCGCGGGTACGACGGGCGGTTCTGCGTGCGCGTCAACCCCGGCGTCGGCGCGGGCCACCACGAGAAGGTCCGGACTGGCGCCGACGCGAAGTTCGGTGTCCCGATCGAGCGCGCGCTCGACGTCGCACGCACCGCCCGCGCCGCGGGCATGGACGTCGTCGGCGTGCACGCCCACGCCGGCTCCGGCATCCAGGACGCCGAGGACCTCGACGCGCACCGCGAGATGGTCGCGCGCGTCGGCGACGTCGCCCGCGACCTCGACGCCGAGTTCGACCTCGAGTTCGTGGACGTCGGCGGCGGCTTCGGCGTTCCCTACCGCGAGACCGACGGCGCGCTGGACCTCGACGCGGTCTCGGACGCCACCCGCGATGCGCTCGGCGACGTCGACGCCGAGCTCGTCGTCGAACCCGGGCGCTACCTCGTCGCCGACGCCGGCGTCCTCCTCGCCGACGTCAACACCGTCAAGCAGACCGCGGAGACGACCGTCGTCGGCGTCGACGCCGGCATGACGACGCTCGCCCGACCCGCGATCTACGGCGCGTACCACGCGCTCCGGAACGTTAGCGCCGACGGTGAAGACTCGGGCACCGACGAACCCTCGTCGGCAGCCGAGGCCGATACGGCGACGCGAGTGGGTGACGGTCGCGGCGAGGTGCGTGCGACCGTCACCGGCCCCATCTGCGAGAGCGCGGACGTGTTCGCCGAGGACCGTCCGCTTCCCGAGCCGCGTCGCGGCGACGTCCTCGCGCTCGGGAACGCCGGCGCGTACGGCTACGAGATGGCGAGCAACT